The genomic DNA GATTTTAGCTATATAAATAGTTTTAACATGATTTAATATGGCATATTATACTATTTTAACTTAAAAATTAACTTATAAATATTAAATTTATATACAGAAGGGAAAACGATATGAATACATTTAAAACTGAAGTTTTATTAAAATATTCTGCAAAAGACATATTTAATATATTTACAAAATCTGCAAGACTAAATTTTCCTAATTTTAATGAGAAAAAAGCAGTAGGAACATTTGTACAGCAAAAAAATAATAAAAGATTTAAGGTTGAAATAACTAATTTCGAAAAAAATAGAGTATATGAGATAAAAACAAGCAATAAAAGAGAAAGTACTATTACTAGATATGAATTAGTACATATTGACTTAGAAAATACAAAACTTATTTTTATTGAAAGTGAGAGCAAGAGGAATATATTTGGAAAAATCAATTCAGCTCTTGTAAGAGTATTGTTTGGAAAAAGGCAACCAGAAGAATTTAATAAATTTATAAAAAAACTAGAAATGGAATTGGAGAATAATAGTGTTAATTTATAGATATAAGTTAGATTATATATTTAAAATTTATCTAAAAACATATTTCTAAGTATTTTATGAGTCCTACTATTCGTTACAATAATTACTGAAAAAACTATTGATAGACATGTGACACTATGACTATATACCACATTAAGAGTATCATTAGCAATAATAATTTTATGTATTATTGCTTTTAGTTAAAAAAAAGAAATTTGTACGATTGTGATAATCAACCAAAGACACCAGAAGAAGCTGTTTTATATACAAGAAAAAGAAATTTTAATATATTTAAAAAAACAATCCCTCTTTATGATAAAGAAGGTATAAAAATTATAGGAAGATTTGAAATCAATTAAAAGACAAAAACTGATAGAATTATTTCCTATCAGTTTTTATTTGTATCTTTAGAATTTATTGTTTTAGATAAAGAAAAAATCAAATTAATAATGTGAGGTGAAAACTTATGCCAATTAATTCTTTTGAAAATTATCCTATGAACTGGAAACCAAAGAGACCTTCAAAAGGTCAAATATTATATAAGGCTCTTGCAGAACAACTAGAACAAGATATCAACAATGGATTTTTATTACCAGGTACTAAATTACCACCCCAACGTGAATTGGCAGATTTCTTAGATGTTAATGTGAGTACTATCTCTAGAGCTTTTAAAATTTGTGAAAAAAAAGGTCTAATAAGTGGAGTTACAGGAAGTGGAACTTTTGTATCTTATGATACACGTTCAAATCTATTCTTGATGTCCAGTAATAATAAAATTACATTTATTGAAATGGGCACAATGAATCCAGATTTCACGCTAGAAGAAATGAATACTTTGTTTAAACACATAATTAAGGAAATAGATTTTAAAACTATATTCCAATATGGACAAAGAGATGGTGCTAAATGGCAAAAAGAAGCTATTGCCAAATTAATTTATAAAGCTGGGCTTGAAACTACATCAGATAGCTTACTTCCTGCAAGTGGTGGACAAAATGCAATTGTTGCTATTTTAGCTGGTTTGTTTCAACATGGAGATAGAATAGGTGTAGACCCATTAACTTATCCTGGAATAAAGACAGCAGCTAAAATGCTTGGGATTCAACTAATTCCAATTAAACAAGAAGATAATGAGATTAGTGAAGAAGGACTATTATATGCTTGTAAAAATGAAAATATTAAAGGTCTATACATAATACCAGATTATCAAAATCCAACTACACATATAATGTCACAAAATGGACGAAAAATGATTGCAAATATTGCATCTAAATACAATTTAATTGTTATTGAGGATGCTATTCATAGTTTACTTAATGAAACACATTTAAATCCAGTGGCTTCCTATCTGCCCAATCAAACAATTTATATTACGAGTTTATCAAAAATTATTGCACCTAGTTTACGGCTAGCATATATCTCTACACCTAAACAGTATCGAGAGGCATTATCAAGCGCATTATACAACATTAATCTATCTCAATCTTATTTTTTAACAGAAATTGCTTATCGCATGATTACATCAGGTGAAGCCGATAAATTAATTAATGCACGCCGTAAATCTGCAAGAAGAAGAAACAAGATTATTAATCAATATTTATCTGGATATAATCTTTTGGGAAATGAAGAATGTATATTTAGATGGTTGATTCTACCTGATGGAATAATGGCAGAAAAATTTGAGATACAAGCACTTAAAGAAGGTGTACAGGTCTATGCTTCTGAACGTTTTGCTGTTGGAAAAGAAAAACCAATTTCTGCAATAAGAATAGCTGTATGTGCTACAGAAAGTACAGAAGAACTTAAAGCTGGTTTGAGCGTATTAAAAAGACTATTAGAAGAGAAAAAATAATTGTATTGCACACAATATTTTAATTGTGTGTATTTTTTTTTGTTGTTAAAATAAAATTACACCAGATAGTAATTAACTTATAGAGATTAATATGTATTATTACATCATAATAACAAATAGATAAAATTTAATAACCGTTTAAGATTATCTATTTGTTGTATAGTATTTTATATATTAATCCAAATTTATTTTTAATTATAATTGCAATTATACAATTAATCTATTTTTCTGTTTTACGAATACTTTAATACATTTAATACAAAAGGAGTGATTTATTGTGGAAAGAACTCAACAATTAAAAGAAAGCTTTATTGCTTCAATTCCTATATTCTTAGGTTATATACCTATAGGTATAGTAGGAGGAATACTATTACAAAAATCTGGTCTTTCACCTTTTCAAATAGCACTAATGGTAACTTTAGTATTTGGAGGAAGTTCTCAATTCATTGCAGCTTCAATGATTTCTACTGGTGCAAGTGTAACATCTATTGTTTTGACTACATTTATAGTTAACTTAAGACATTTTCTAATGAGTTCTAATTTGAACATGTACATAAAAAATAAAAGTCCAAAATTTATATTGCCATTTTGTCATACTATAACAGATGAAACTTTTGCAGTTAATTATGAAAAATTTACTGCTGGAAATTGGTCTGATAGAAATGCTATTTATCTTAATTTCTTCTGCTTAATTTCATCAGTTTTAGCTAATTTTATTGGAGCATTTTTAGGAGAAAGTATATCTATAGACAGTTCTATTTCTGGCTTCATATTGACTTCTATGTTTATAGCTTTAATAGTTTCTCAAATAAAAAATAAGATTTATATTGTAGTATTTATATCATCAATCATTATTTCTGTTATTTTATATGCATTATTCAAAAGCAATTTAGTAATAATAGTTGCATCAATTTTAGCATCTTTAATTGGTTTCTTTATAGAAGAATCTTACTGTAAAAAGGAGGAATCTTATGAATAATAATTATATATTTTTTATTATAATTGGAATGTACATTGTTACATATCTACCAAGAGTGCTTCCTATGTTAATTTTTTCAAAAAAAGAGATGCCTGATTTTTTGAAAAAAATCATGAAATTTATACCTGTAGCAATACTTACTTCCTTAACTGCTAAAGATGTATTTTTTAATGGAGATAGTCTATATTTATCTATAGCTAACCCTAAAATTATATCTTTTATGATTGTACTTCTTGTTGCATATAAGTTTAAATCTATTGGTATTTCTATTATTACAGGAGTGATATCTATATATTTATTTGGAATTATCTTGTGATATTTGGATAATGTTTTATTGTATAAGTTATTTTAAAACTATGTGTACAATTTTAATTTAAGTTGTTATATTATTGATTTTAAATAAAAAACAGAGTGACTTAAAGTTACTCTGTTTTTACTCTTCATTCTCTACTGTAAATATTCTAATATATTATAATAAAAGCTTTCGACAGTAAAAAAAATATATATACTTAAATACTATCTCATTCCATATTTGTTATTTCTTCTTCATATTTTTGAAACTCTAAATTTGCTTTAAATAAATCTCCATCTATTTCTATATAAAATTTTCCACCTTGTAAAGCTACTAAATCTCTTGCAATAGCAAGCCCTAATCCACTTCCTTCAGTATTCCTTGATTCATCAGCTCTTTTAAATCTTTCCATAATCTCACTTGGGTCAAAATTTAATTCATAAGAAGATATATTTTTCATAGTTACCTTTACATTTTCACCATAGTCATATACATCAATATAGACTCTAGTTTCTTCTAAGGAATATTTTGCTATATTAGATAAAAGATTTTCAAATACTCTATACATTCTTCTTCCATCTGCCCATATATACACCTTATCATTTGGAACATTTAATTTTAAATATAAATTATTTTTAGATAATTTTTCTTCAAGTTCACCTATACTTTGTCTTAATAGTTGCACTAAATCAATCTTGCTAATTTGTAATTCTATATTGCCACTACTTACTCTACTCGCTTCAAATAAATCTTCTATCAATAATTTTAGTCTTTTTGACTTTGACTCAAGTACATTTATATAATCATTTATATACTCTGGTTGTATTGATTCTTCTTTTTTAATTAAATCTACATAATTTATTATAGAAGTAAGTGGAGTTTTCAAATCATGAGATACATTTGTTATAAGGTCAGACTTCATTCTTTCACTTTTTACTTGCTCTTCTATAGCTCTATCAAGACCTTCTCCAATATTATTTATATTTTCAGCTAAAGACGTAAAATTATCATTCCCAGTAATTTTTATCTTATAATCTAATTCTCCCTTTTTTATTCTTTCTGTACCTTCTATTACGTAACTAAGATATGAAAGTCTTTTAGTTATATATATTGTAAATCCTAAAAAAATACATATAGAAAACAGTAATCCCATACCTATACTTCGAGTGCTAATTACCATGATTAAAGCTAAAGATATTATCACTATAACAATAACTTTCCTTGCTAAAGATACTTTCTTTATAGCGTTACTGACCTCCCTTACAGTTTTTATTAACCATAAAATCACTCTTACTATAATACTTGTCTTAAATATACACATTTTATTTTCTAAATAACTCAATTGCACATTTATAAAAAATATATTATTTGATACTATCAGTAAAGATAAAGAAACTAATGCAATTACATCAATATGATAAGATACAGCAAGAGCATATATA from Clostridioides difficile ATCC 9689 = DSM 1296 includes the following:
- a CDS encoding PLP-dependent aminotransferase family protein, whose product is MPINSFENYPMNWKPKRPSKGQILYKALAEQLEQDINNGFLLPGTKLPPQRELADFLDVNVSTISRAFKICEKKGLISGVTGSGTFVSYDTRSNLFLMSSNNKITFIEMGTMNPDFTLEEMNTLFKHIIKEIDFKTIFQYGQRDGAKWQKEAIAKLIYKAGLETTSDSLLPASGGQNAIVAILAGLFQHGDRIGVDPLTYPGIKTAAKMLGIQLIPIKQEDNEISEEGLLYACKNENIKGLYIIPDYQNPTTHIMSQNGRKMIANIASKYNLIVIEDAIHSLLNETHLNPVASYLPNQTIYITSLSKIIAPSLRLAYISTPKQYREALSSALYNINLSQSYFLTEIAYRMITSGEADKLINARRKSARRRNKIINQYLSGYNLLGNEECIFRWLILPDGIMAEKFEIQALKEGVQVYASERFAVGKEKPISAIRIAVCATESTEELKAGLSVLKRLLEEKK
- a CDS encoding HAMP domain-containing sensor histidine kinase produces the protein MEKYRVLKLVSLIIISISFPLTILLVTIGLAEPKYNIQKTSTKSGIFDISDDFYDSNIFDEGTMASLLPKFKLSVGGKLTSKEKGKFQQEGKSIDLSSSDSEYDKIMINEQASEEYLSYLKNIKVYVINTYTGVFYTNTSYASLYDFKQKTKSYCNVEIINKIGKSSYIKTINGEKFELNNLSLELNEVDEGFEAYVSFPEEPTIEDGIVYTNFQIFKQATEKVRLFFVASLSLAIICLLSIILYIKIKGEVLKRNNVFLLIYSKIPMEFNVILVSISIAILTIYALAVSYHIDVIALVSLSLLIVSNNIFFINVQLSYLENKMCIFKTSIIVRVILWLIKTVREVSNAIKKVSLARKVIVIVIISLALIMVISTRSIGMGLLFSICIFLGFTIYITKRLSYLSYVIEGTERIKKGELDYKIKITGNDNFTSLAENINNIGEGLDRAIEEQVKSERMKSDLITNVSHDLKTPLTSIINYVDLIKKEESIQPEYINDYINVLESKSKRLKLLIEDLFEASRVSSGNIELQISKIDLVQLLRQSIGELEEKLSKNNLYLKLNVPNDKVYIWADGRRMYRVFENLLSNIAKYSLEETRVYIDVYDYGENVKVTMKNISSYELNFDPSEIMERFKRADESRNTEGSGLGLAIARDLVALQGGKFYIEIDGDLFKANLEFQKYEEEITNME
- a CDS encoding AzlC family ABC transporter permease; its protein translation is MERTQQLKESFIASIPIFLGYIPIGIVGGILLQKSGLSPFQIALMVTLVFGGSSQFIAASMISTGASVTSIVLTTFIVNLRHFLMSSNLNMYIKNKSPKFILPFCHTITDETFAVNYEKFTAGNWSDRNAIYLNFFCLISSVLANFIGAFLGESISIDSSISGFILTSMFIALIVSQIKNKIYIVVFISSIIISVILYALFKSNLVIIVASILASLIGFFIEESYCKKEESYE
- a CDS encoding DUF3284 domain-containing protein codes for the protein MNTFKTEVLLKYSAKDIFNIFTKSARLNFPNFNEKKAVGTFVQQKNNKRFKVEITNFEKNRVYEIKTSNKRESTITRYELVHIDLENTKLIFIESESKRNIFGKINSALVRVLFGKRQPEEFNKFIKKLEMELENNSVNL
- a CDS encoding AzlD domain-containing protein, encoding MNNNYIFFIIIGMYIVTYLPRVLPMLIFSKKEMPDFLKKIMKFIPVAILTSLTAKDVFFNGDSLYLSIANPKIISFMIVLLVAYKFKSIGISIITGVISIYLFGIIL